The following proteins are encoded in a genomic region of Deinococcus cellulosilyticus NBRC 106333 = KACC 11606:
- a CDS encoding acyl-CoA dehydrogenase — protein sequence MPDLHTRIQRLEQAFGDPRNPGNPCGFQALLQADEAGHLPEAAERVAHALNIPAEFVPVTFGGRLERWQDLAQLMRAVFRRDPCLGLSLAASSLIASVNVWTSGSDPQKHLVADTLLSGRKLGCLYHELAHGNDVSRSECRADLEEWTLSGSKQVIASLNRAEVLLVFARTSEAQGSRSHTPLLLPLQDLPESTLHRHGRYLTSGMRGIELGGLDFTRTPVLPQHLVGQPGTGIETALKSFQVTRTLLPALFVGVLDTGLRLTCDFALERRLYGKTVMDQPLTRNLLAEVYLDLLWCDAFTTVTTRALQVLPEQCSLFSAATKALVPGVLTRAMFKLTRILGASFYTREGPYAMLQKLWRDLKPVGFGHASRLTCLMALLPQLPTLARRGWTQPGVHPELFQLRISPQGLPFDRLKVGASGQDDLISLLETPLTFSDPDLQKQVGFFQEAFRALREQCLQLHPQDLGGVTSATPYLLAEQYSVLLAASSCIQLSLHNPSHPLLGESWLSLMLQRVQGEFQKRHLHLSEAQTQQVFEHLMQNHESSRTFDLTQIHLPHRTPQMEATP from the coding sequence ATGCCTGACCTGCACACCAGAATCCAGCGTCTGGAACAGGCGTTTGGTGATCCCCGAAACCCCGGGAACCCTTGCGGTTTCCAGGCCCTGCTGCAGGCCGATGAGGCAGGACACCTGCCTGAAGCAGCAGAACGTGTGGCCCATGCACTGAACATCCCCGCAGAATTCGTTCCGGTGACGTTCGGAGGCCGACTGGAACGCTGGCAGGATCTGGCTCAGCTGATGCGGGCGGTGTTCCGGCGCGATCCCTGCCTGGGCCTCTCCCTGGCCGCAAGTTCCCTGATTGCCAGTGTGAATGTGTGGACCTCCGGGTCCGACCCCCAGAAACATCTGGTGGCAGACACCCTGCTTTCGGGCCGCAAACTCGGTTGCCTCTACCATGAACTTGCCCACGGCAACGATGTTTCCCGCTCGGAGTGCCGTGCAGATCTGGAAGAATGGACCCTTTCGGGCAGCAAACAGGTGATTGCCAGCCTGAACCGGGCAGAGGTGCTGCTGGTTTTTGCACGCACTTCAGAGGCGCAGGGCAGCCGCAGCCACACCCCTTTGCTGCTTCCCCTGCAAGACCTGCCTGAGTCCACCCTCCACAGGCACGGGCGGTACCTGACTTCCGGGATGCGTGGAATCGAGCTTGGAGGGCTGGATTTCACCAGGACTCCGGTTCTGCCTCAACATCTGGTGGGCCAGCCGGGCACGGGCATCGAAACCGCCCTGAAGAGCTTTCAGGTGACCCGCACCCTTCTGCCTGCCCTGTTTGTGGGCGTGCTGGACACCGGGCTGCGCCTCACCTGCGATTTTGCCCTGGAGCGCAGGCTGTACGGGAAAACCGTGATGGACCAGCCCCTCACCCGCAACCTGCTGGCAGAGGTTTACCTGGACCTGTTGTGGTGTGATGCGTTCACCACCGTCACCACCCGAGCCCTGCAGGTGCTCCCGGAGCAGTGCAGCCTGTTCAGTGCAGCCACAAAGGCACTGGTTCCCGGGGTGCTCACCCGCGCCATGTTCAAACTCACCCGCATCCTCGGGGCCAGTTTTTACACCCGCGAAGGCCCTTACGCGATGCTGCAGAAACTGTGGAGGGACCTCAAGCCTGTGGGGTTCGGGCATGCCTCCAGACTCACCTGCCTGATGGCCCTCCTGCCCCAGTTGCCCACGCTGGCCCGCCGGGGATGGACGCAGCCCGGGGTGCACCCTGAACTGTTCCAGCTGCGCATTTCCCCGCAAGGCCTTCCTTTTGACCGACTGAAGGTGGGGGCCTCCGGTCAGGATGACCTGATCTCCCTGCTGGAAACCCCCCTGACGTTCTCTGACCCGGATTTGCAAAAACAGGTGGGATTTTTCCAGGAGGCTTTCAGGGCCCTCAGAGAGCAGTGTCTGCAGTTGCACCCGCAGGACCTCGGGGGGGTCACCTCGGCCACCCCCTACCTGCTGGCTGAACAGTACAGCGTGCTGCTTGCCGCAAGCAGTTGCATCCAGCTCTCCCTGCACAACCCCTCCCATCCCCTGCTCGGAGAATCCTGGCTGTCCCTGATGCTGCAGAGGGTGCAGGGCGAATTCCAGAAGCGGCACCTGCACCTCAGTGAGGCGCAAACGCAACAGGTTTTTGAACACCTGATGCAGAACCACGAAAGCAGCAGAACCTTCGACCTCACACAAATCCATCTCCCGCACAGAACCCCACAAATGGAGGCGACCCCATGA
- a CDS encoding acyl-CoA dehydrogenase family protein: MLPSPWSELHLLLEKASTEHLPCDQAERFPEQAFSRLQQAGFQKLFVPAAHGGGLQSFEDLLQLIRRLSGADLTLAIGYGKTFLGAVCTWVAGTPEQQDQLASDILAGQVMSWGLTEQGHGSDLLSNTLRASLQEEQYWLSGSKWLINNATRGDQITVLARTSETGGTRGFSLLLVDKSTLTPQQCQSLPKVPTHGIRGADISGLAFHHAPVPVARRLGREGEGLETVLKALQLTRTLCAGLSLGAVEHAIRLVQHFAGERQLYGKTMLELPMVEHHLGQNLALLGALQAVSCYAARSVHTLPGELSLTSSLVKAWVPTVADEVIQSCAELMGVRGFLVGAFEKLERDHLLVGIFDGSTTVNRQNVIHQMPMLVRGLKRPAVPAQVWENTVKLQGDLPPLPWRNLSLLTSGCTVLQRLPDLVARVEALHHVGQVGPDLFSLALELSNLWGTLWADLQQEPLAPSPAPASAFQRVMQLEECHAAAICLALWLHNPSIREHEDWLHAALGLILQRAGQLPMPEPRVFQNLARHQTFWWEDREVHHA; encoded by the coding sequence ATGCTGCCCTCTCCCTGGTCTGAACTGCACCTCCTGCTGGAGAAAGCCTCCACAGAGCACCTGCCCTGCGATCAGGCAGAGCGTTTCCCTGAGCAGGCATTTTCAAGGCTTCAGCAGGCAGGCTTCCAGAAGCTCTTTGTTCCTGCAGCACATGGAGGAGGCCTGCAGTCTTTCGAGGACCTGCTGCAGCTCATCCGCAGGCTGTCCGGTGCAGACCTGACGCTGGCCATTGGGTACGGCAAAACCTTTCTGGGGGCGGTGTGCACCTGGGTGGCCGGGACACCAGAGCAGCAGGACCAGCTTGCAAGTGACATCCTCGCAGGGCAGGTGATGTCCTGGGGCCTCACCGAACAGGGACACGGCAGCGACCTGCTGTCCAACACGCTCAGGGCGAGCTTGCAGGAGGAGCAGTACTGGCTTTCGGGCAGCAAATGGCTGATCAACAACGCCACCCGGGGCGACCAGATCACCGTGCTGGCCCGCACCTCGGAAACTGGAGGCACACGGGGATTCAGTTTGCTGCTCGTGGACAAAAGCACCCTCACCCCACAGCAGTGCCAGTCCCTGCCGAAAGTGCCCACCCACGGGATTCGCGGGGCAGACATCAGCGGTCTTGCCTTTCACCATGCACCCGTTCCCGTGGCCCGGCGCCTTGGTCGGGAAGGAGAAGGGCTCGAGACCGTGCTGAAAGCCCTGCAGCTCACCCGCACCCTCTGTGCCGGGCTGTCTCTCGGTGCAGTGGAACACGCCATCCGTCTGGTGCAGCACTTTGCAGGAGAACGGCAGCTGTACGGAAAAACCATGCTGGAGTTGCCGATGGTGGAGCACCACCTGGGACAGAACCTTGCCCTGCTCGGTGCCCTGCAGGCCGTGAGCTGTTACGCAGCCCGCAGCGTGCACACCCTGCCCGGTGAACTCAGCCTGACCAGCAGTCTGGTGAAAGCCTGGGTGCCCACGGTGGCCGATGAGGTGATCCAGAGTTGCGCCGAACTGATGGGCGTGCGGGGTTTCCTGGTCGGTGCGTTTGAGAAACTGGAACGAGACCACCTGCTGGTGGGCATTTTTGACGGGTCCACCACGGTGAACCGCCAGAATGTCATCCACCAGATGCCGATGCTGGTCCGGGGGTTGAAACGCCCCGCTGTGCCTGCTCAGGTGTGGGAAAACACTGTGAAGCTGCAAGGTGACCTCCCTCCCCTGCCCTGGAGAAACCTCAGCCTGCTGACTTCCGGTTGCACAGTCCTGCAAAGGCTCCCAGATCTGGTGGCCCGGGTGGAGGCCCTGCACCATGTGGGGCAGGTGGGACCCGACCTCTTTTCCCTCGCACTGGAATTGAGCAACCTCTGGGGAACCCTCTGGGCCGATCTGCAGCAGGAACCCCTTGCTCCCTCACCTGCACCTGCTTCGGCTTTCCAGCGGGTCATGCAACTCGAAGAGTGCCACGCTGCTGCCATCTGCCTGGCGTTGTGGCTGCACAATCCCTCCATCCGTGAACATGAAGACTGGCTGCACGCTGCCCTTGGGCTGATTTTGCAGCGTGCAGGACAGCTGCCCATGCCAGAACCCCGGGTCTTTCAGAACCTTGCCCGGCACCAGACCTTCTGGTGGGAAGACAGAGAGGTGCACCATGCCTGA
- a CDS encoding acyl carrier protein — translation MTQTTETHTLQSIQHWLTEQVRQYIPQAPQDLDPETPLAMYGLDSVYALTLTGDIEDRFGILVDPTVMWDHPTLNALTVWITEQLS, via the coding sequence ATGACCCAGACCACCGAAACCCACACCCTGCAGTCCATCCAGCACTGGCTCACCGAACAGGTCCGGCAGTACATCCCGCAGGCCCCGCAAGACCTCGACCCCGAAACTCCACTTGCGATGTACGGGCTGGATTCGGTGTACGCCCTGACCCTCACCGGGGACATCGAGGACCGTTTTGGGATTCTGGTGGACCCCACCGTGATGTGGGACCACCCGACCCTGAATGCCCTGACCGTCTGGATCACAGAGCAGCTTTCCTGA
- a CDS encoding thioesterase II family protein — MKPVLQASRWRTPVHRPSKQTHLQVLCFPHAGGGASCYRSLPVTEHIQWQAVQLPGRENRLRENPAEDMQAVIPHLVREITSCLEGPLVLYGHSMGAWMAYELACQLQGAHKPVLLVVSGSKAPHRPRRPDWHLLPDQELVERILDLSGTPSEVFHHPELRPMLLRTLRADLKLAETYRCDLRPLDIPLVALAGHQDPHAVPDELIHWGPYTRKEFRSLAFPGDHFFNRSIFEDLPALIHSMLPDFT; from the coding sequence ATGAAACCTGTCCTGCAAGCTTCCCGCTGGCGGACCCCGGTTCACCGGCCCTCAAAGCAGACCCATCTGCAGGTCCTGTGCTTCCCCCATGCCGGGGGAGGCGCATCCTGCTACCGTTCCCTGCCTGTCACCGAACACATCCAGTGGCAGGCCGTTCAGTTGCCCGGGCGGGAAAACCGGCTGCGGGAGAACCCGGCAGAGGACATGCAGGCCGTTATCCCGCACCTGGTCCGGGAAATCACCTCCTGCCTCGAGGGCCCCCTGGTCCTTTACGGTCACAGCATGGGGGCCTGGATGGCGTATGAACTGGCCTGCCAGCTGCAGGGCGCACACAAGCCTGTCTTGCTGGTGGTGTCTGGCAGCAAAGCCCCGCACCGTCCACGCCGGCCAGACTGGCACCTCCTGCCTGATCAGGAACTCGTGGAACGCATTCTGGACCTGAGCGGAACCCCCTCAGAGGTGTTTCACCACCCGGAACTGCGCCCCATGCTGCTGCGCACCCTGCGGGCCGACCTCAAACTTGCCGAAACCTACCGCTGTGACCTGCGCCCCCTGGACATTCCCCTGGTCGCTCTGGCAGGACACCAGGACCCCCACGCTGTGCCTGATGAGCTGATCCACTGGGGCCCTTACACCCGCAAGGAATTCCGCTCCCTGGCCTTTCCCGGTGACCACTTCTTCAACCGCAGCATCTTTGAAGACCTTCCTGCCCTGATTCACAGCATGCTTCCCGATTTCACTTGA
- a CDS encoding thioester reductase domain-containing protein, producing the protein MNDLRNAFSNQPLSLTATSALRQDLRNYALQNLPQAMVPSRFVVVGQLPKLPNGKVDRKRLLQEAQTLQDVEGTPQNTHQPPTTPEEVQVAHIWKDLLGTQQIGIEESFFSVGGNSLTAVQMAARIREAFGVAISLRELFEAPTIREIALRLGTGSQQVLDQARERSVTPEMLLRESTLPDDIQITEGLKPAVQGLPGTVLLTGGTGYTGAFLLRALLDRSEARVFVLVRADSDQHAFERVRQNLQSFDLWRPQDETRVLAVAGDLGRAYFGLGRSTYERLAEEVEMIVHNGALSNYAQTYTYLKPINVLGTVEVLRLACRQRIKPVHFVSSLAVFPVRKGQERFPEAPLSDPFGVIGGYQQTKWVADRLVTEAGKRGLPINVYRPGQITGAQQGGQASTDTFLNAMLKGCIQLGKAMHFDVTLEMVPVDVCAAVISHLALGGQHHGKVFHLTNPRQVHWHDVVQMIQACGYPLKHTDYLEWYGSLTSALQQGEENELARYLVLFGDQAPSPDLGESGSAPVYLTGQLQDALQGSGIHCEPMGVALMQTYLKYFESTGFLPARTGEDADAALSLV; encoded by the coding sequence ATGAACGACCTCAGGAATGCATTCAGCAACCAGCCCCTGTCTTTGACGGCCACCTCCGCCCTGCGTCAGGACCTGCGGAATTACGCCCTGCAGAATTTGCCCCAGGCGATGGTCCCCTCCCGTTTTGTGGTGGTGGGACAGCTGCCGAAACTGCCCAACGGCAAGGTGGACCGCAAACGCCTGCTGCAGGAAGCCCAGACCCTGCAGGACGTGGAAGGCACCCCCCAGAACACCCATCAGCCTCCCACCACCCCGGAAGAGGTGCAGGTGGCCCACATCTGGAAGGACCTGCTCGGCACCCAGCAGATCGGGATTGAGGAGAGTTTCTTCTCGGTGGGAGGAAACTCCCTGACCGCAGTGCAGATGGCGGCCCGCATCCGGGAGGCTTTCGGGGTGGCGATCAGCCTGAGGGAACTCTTTGAGGCCCCCACCATCCGTGAGATCGCCCTGAGGCTCGGGACGGGAAGCCAGCAGGTGCTGGACCAGGCGCGTGAGCGCAGCGTCACCCCAGAGATGCTGCTCAGGGAATCCACTTTGCCGGACGACATCCAGATCACCGAGGGCCTGAAACCTGCCGTGCAGGGGTTGCCTGGCACGGTGCTGCTCACCGGGGGCACCGGGTACACCGGCGCTTTTCTGCTGCGTGCCCTGCTGGACCGCTCAGAAGCGAGGGTTTTCGTGCTGGTGCGGGCCGACAGCGACCAGCACGCTTTCGAGCGGGTCAGGCAGAACCTGCAGTCTTTCGATCTGTGGAGGCCTCAGGATGAAACCCGCGTGCTGGCTGTGGCCGGAGACCTCGGCAGGGCCTATTTCGGTCTGGGTCGCAGCACCTATGAACGGCTTGCGGAGGAAGTGGAGATGATCGTGCACAACGGTGCCCTCTCCAACTACGCCCAGACCTACACCTACCTGAAGCCCATCAACGTGCTCGGGACGGTGGAGGTGCTGCGCCTCGCCTGCCGCCAGCGGATCAAGCCTGTGCATTTCGTGTCCTCCCTGGCCGTCTTTCCGGTTCGCAAGGGTCAGGAGCGTTTCCCTGAAGCCCCTCTCAGTGACCCTTTCGGCGTGATTGGCGGTTACCAGCAGACCAAGTGGGTCGCAGACCGTCTGGTCACCGAGGCAGGCAAAAGGGGACTCCCCATCAACGTGTACCGTCCCGGCCAGATCACCGGAGCGCAACAGGGAGGGCAGGCCTCCACCGACACCTTCCTGAACGCCATGCTCAAAGGCTGCATCCAGCTCGGGAAGGCCATGCACTTCGATGTCACCCTGGAGATGGTTCCGGTGGATGTGTGCGCTGCAGTGATCAGCCACCTTGCCCTGGGAGGACAGCACCACGGCAAGGTCTTTCACCTGACCAACCCCAGGCAGGTGCACTGGCATGACGTGGTGCAGATGATCCAGGCTTGCGGTTACCCCCTCAAACACACCGATTACCTGGAGTGGTATGGGTCTCTCACCTCGGCCCTGCAACAGGGAGAGGAAAACGAACTGGCCAGATACCTCGTGCTTTTCGGGGATCAGGCCCCCTCACCGGACCTTGGGGAGAGCGGCAGTGCCCCTGTGTACCTCACCGGGCAGTTGCAAGACGCCCTGCAGGGCTCGGGCATCCACTGTGAGCCGATGGGGGTGGCCCTGATGCAGACCTACCTGAAGTATTTCGAATCCACGGGCTTCCTGCCTGCCCGCACCGGAGAAGATGCAGATGCTGCCCTCTCCCTGGTCTGA
- a CDS encoding cytochrome P450 — MKNTPEMPSVRPCPFDPPAEYRNIRAEAPVAQFRTPRGNLAWLITRFDDIKQVLTDPRFSSDPTRPGFPSYLTGDILPPPGYFLLMDSPDHHRLRSVIVQELKGARLEELRPKMQAIVDAQVERMLQMTPPVDLIQVFALPVASLIICDLLGVPYQDHSFVQDRTDTILDRSRTPKEQEAAAIELMMYFDRIVTEKEQHPENDLIGRLIQDPARSSKINHAELVGLAALILLSAYDTMVQVIGLGTLTLLNHPEQVQDILSSPVLIDKLTDELVRYLTVNHAGLPRVATEDVVVGGQTIRAGEGVVVMLNSGNRDEEAFTLPDEFNVHRSTRDHVGFGHGLHKCIGAHYARMELGIVFSSLFRQVHGLQVTVPTHELEFRDEMVLYGVKQLPVSWDLRAKPVQIQENTEGAAPEAKGCPMHAGGQHV; from the coding sequence ATGAAAAACACACCTGAAATGCCCAGTGTCCGCCCCTGCCCTTTTGATCCCCCCGCTGAATACCGCAACATCCGCGCCGAGGCCCCGGTGGCCCAGTTCCGCACGCCCAGAGGGAACCTCGCCTGGCTCATCACCCGATTTGATGACATCAAGCAGGTGCTCACCGATCCCCGCTTCAGCAGCGACCCCACGCGTCCGGGTTTCCCCAGTTACCTGACTGGCGACATCCTGCCCCCTCCGGGTTACTTCCTGCTGATGGACAGCCCGGACCACCACCGCCTGCGTTCGGTGATCGTGCAGGAACTGAAAGGGGCACGCCTTGAGGAACTGCGCCCCAAGATGCAGGCCATTGTGGACGCCCAGGTGGAACGCATGCTGCAGATGACCCCTCCGGTGGACCTGATTCAGGTGTTCGCCCTTCCGGTGGCCTCCTTGATCATCTGCGACCTGCTCGGGGTGCCCTACCAGGACCACAGTTTCGTGCAGGACCGCACCGACACCATTCTGGACCGCAGCCGCACCCCCAAAGAGCAGGAAGCCGCAGCGATTGAGCTGATGATGTACTTTGACCGCATCGTCACCGAGAAAGAACAGCACCCTGAAAACGACCTGATCGGGCGGCTGATCCAGGACCCGGCCCGTTCCAGCAAAATCAACCACGCTGAGCTCGTCGGGCTTGCTGCCCTGATCCTGCTGAGCGCCTACGACACCATGGTGCAGGTGATCGGTCTGGGCACCCTCACCTTGCTGAACCACCCGGAGCAGGTGCAGGACATCCTGTCCAGCCCTGTTTTGATCGACAAACTGACCGATGAACTGGTGCGTTACCTGACCGTCAACCATGCAGGGCTCCCCAGGGTGGCCACCGAGGATGTGGTGGTCGGGGGCCAGACCATCCGTGCAGGTGAGGGGGTGGTGGTGATGCTCAACTCTGGCAACCGCGATGAGGAGGCCTTCACCCTCCCGGATGAATTCAATGTGCACCGCAGCACCCGCGACCATGTGGGGTTCGGGCACGGGCTTCACAAGTGCATCGGGGCGCACTACGCCCGCATGGAGCTCGGCATTGTGTTTTCCAGCCTGTTCCGTCAGGTGCACGGCCTGCAGGTGACGGTGCCCACCCATGAACTTGAATTTCGTGACGAGATGGTGCTTTACGGGGTGAAGCAACTGCCTGTCAGCTGGGACCTCAGGGCCAAACCTGTGCAGATCCAGGAAAACACTGAGGGCGCCGCCCCTGAAGCGAAAGGGTGCCCCATGCACGCCGGAGGACAGCATGTTTAA
- a CDS encoding fatty acyl-AMP ligase: protein MPSHTVHFVDLLVQHAETFADKPIYLFLEDGEEIKEQITYQQLKDRAAALAVTLRQHHPEGSRVLLLYPSCIDYMVAFFGCLAAGMVAVPIFPPRSSKHNQRLLTVMQDSGATVALTTRSQLALMQGHAQGLLEQVHLVCTDEVDAALSSQWSPPEITLETLAFLQYTSGSTGDPKGVMVTHGNLLYNQQMLQTSFHPDEDTVYVTWLPIYHDMGLMGNMLHAFWAGGMCYFMTPAVFLRRPLCWLTAISRYRATISGAPNFAYQLCTDRIKEAQKEGLDLRSWKVAFNGAEPVRHSTLQAFQKAFASCGFQSKAFVCCFGMAESTLIATGGTPFEEPIFLTVDPVALSRKQVVVAEDGITLVACGRALLEETVRIIHPETLQECEADEVGEIWLTGKHVCKGYYGRPEATRETFEAMLDGSPHLRTGDLGFVHGGQLYVAGRLKDTIILNGVNHYPQDIEATIETADPAIRGAGVAVFALQGELSEKVVAVAEVERTLMRSIQPAELTLKIRQKVLEAHDLMVSEVVLILPMSLPKTSSGKVQRSLTRQMYLAGELSTLDARMAALT from the coding sequence ATGCCCAGCCACACCGTACATTTTGTGGACCTGCTGGTCCAGCACGCCGAAACCTTTGCCGACAAACCCATCTACCTGTTTCTGGAAGACGGCGAGGAAATCAAAGAGCAGATCACCTACCAACAGCTCAAAGACCGGGCAGCAGCCCTGGCCGTCACCCTCAGGCAGCACCATCCCGAAGGCTCACGGGTGCTGCTCCTTTACCCCTCCTGCATCGATTACATGGTGGCGTTTTTTGGGTGCCTCGCTGCCGGGATGGTGGCGGTGCCCATCTTCCCTCCGCGCAGCAGCAAGCACAACCAGCGCCTGCTGACCGTCATGCAGGACAGTGGGGCCACCGTGGCCCTCACCACCCGCAGCCAGCTTGCCCTGATGCAGGGTCACGCCCAGGGGCTGCTGGAACAGGTGCATCTGGTCTGCACCGACGAGGTGGATGCTGCGCTGTCCAGCCAGTGGTCTCCGCCAGAGATCACCCTGGAAACCCTGGCTTTCTTGCAGTACACCTCGGGCTCCACCGGCGACCCCAAGGGGGTGATGGTCACGCACGGAAACCTGCTGTACAACCAGCAGATGCTGCAAACCTCCTTCCATCCCGACGAGGACACCGTGTACGTCACCTGGCTGCCGATCTACCATGACATGGGGCTGATGGGGAACATGCTGCACGCCTTCTGGGCCGGAGGCATGTGTTACTTCATGACTCCGGCGGTGTTCCTGCGCCGCCCTTTGTGCTGGCTGACGGCCATCAGCCGCTACCGGGCCACCATCAGCGGGGCACCGAATTTCGCGTACCAGCTTTGCACCGACCGCATCAAAGAAGCCCAGAAGGAAGGCCTGGATTTGCGCTCCTGGAAGGTGGCCTTCAACGGAGCGGAACCTGTGCGGCACAGCACCCTGCAGGCCTTCCAGAAAGCTTTTGCTTCCTGCGGGTTTCAGTCGAAGGCTTTTGTGTGCTGTTTCGGCATGGCAGAAAGCACGCTGATCGCCACCGGAGGCACCCCCTTCGAGGAGCCCATTTTTCTGACGGTTGATCCGGTGGCCCTCTCCCGAAAACAGGTCGTGGTGGCAGAAGACGGCATCACACTGGTGGCCTGTGGTCGCGCCCTGCTCGAAGAAACGGTGCGGATCATTCACCCGGAGACCCTGCAGGAATGTGAGGCAGACGAGGTGGGGGAAATCTGGCTGACTGGAAAGCACGTCTGCAAGGGCTACTATGGCCGCCCAGAGGCCACCCGTGAAACCTTTGAGGCCATGCTGGACGGCAGCCCACACCTGCGCACCGGAGACCTTGGGTTCGTGCATGGGGGCCAGCTTTACGTGGCGGGGCGCCTGAAGGACACCATCATCCTGAACGGGGTCAATCACTACCCGCAGGACATCGAGGCCACCATTGAAACGGCAGATCCGGCCATTCGCGGGGCGGGGGTTGCGGTGTTCGCATTGCAGGGTGAGCTTTCAGAGAAAGTGGTGGCTGTGGCCGAGGTGGAACGCACCCTGATGCGCAGCATTCAGCCTGCAGAACTGACCCTCAAGATCCGCCAGAAGGTCCTTGAAGCCCACGACCTGATGGTCAGTGAGGTGGTGCTGATCCTGCCGATGTCCCTGCCCAAAACCAGCAGTGGCAAGGTGCAACGCAGCCTCACCCGGCAGATGTACCTCGCAGGTGAACTCAGCACCCTGGATGCCCGGATGGCCGCCCTGACATGA
- a CDS encoding NADPH-dependent FMN reductase has protein sequence MFKVLGVSGSLRRASVNTAILRAAADLAPAHLQVVLFEGLGDLPLFNPDLEEEPFEAVLRWREALSGCDAVLISSPEYAHGVTGVIKNALDWVVGTAEFENKPTAVLNAATRSVFAPPALKGTLQVMGAHLVEKASITLGLPSNRLTCEDIRTHPEFSRLLREVLQELEQSTLQREPLPY, from the coding sequence ATGTTTAAAGTGCTCGGGGTCTCAGGAAGCCTGAGGAGGGCATCGGTCAACACGGCCATCTTGCGTGCTGCTGCCGATCTGGCTCCAGCTCACCTGCAGGTGGTTTTGTTTGAAGGCCTCGGGGACCTGCCCCTTTTCAATCCAGACCTGGAAGAAGAACCCTTCGAGGCGGTGCTGCGCTGGCGCGAGGCCCTCAGCGGGTGTGACGCCGTGCTGATCTCCAGTCCGGAGTACGCCCACGGGGTCACCGGGGTGATCAAGAACGCCCTGGACTGGGTGGTGGGCACCGCAGAATTCGAAAACAAACCCACAGCGGTGCTGAATGCCGCCACCCGTTCGGTGTTTGCTCCACCGGCCCTGAAAGGCACTTTGCAGGTGATGGGGGCCCATCTGGTCGAAAAAGCCAGCATCACCCTGGGTCTGCCCAGCAACCGACTCACCTGCGAAGACATCAGAACCCACCCTGAATTCAGCCGCCTGCTGCGGGAAGTGCTGCAGGAACTCGAACAGTCCACCCTGCAACGGGAACCCCTGCCTTATTGA